In Felis catus isolate Fca126 chromosome A2, F.catus_Fca126_mat1.0, whole genome shotgun sequence, the following proteins share a genomic window:
- the TEX47 gene encoding testis-expressed protein 47 isoform X1 encodes MTWREEKEIWEKSHAQKTSKRTFPMESVLMPQVPRGNYLHLQEEKQRLQLKKFLLHRMFLVAKITANTEKKIIADYYEQVLQSTLKLHKGEAVTGFLLIYPTSILHILESSSDTLYQILLDHLDQKKNDTEFFIHGMKIIVVSHNIPTRLFMQWHVSEIKAPVMYLDDVTQTQSLEEVLTEFLTQTHKLAIHLLKTVKVSAKGPGDNLHQLAPELLIPEQIIKYLCKSEEFMDPEAFLNMYNKPIHITLDSEVVWPAPSHF; translated from the exons ATGAcctggagggaagaaaaagagatttgGGAGAAGA GCCATGCCCAAAAGACCAGCAAAAGGACTTTTCCAATGGAATCTGTTCTAATGCCCCAAGTTCCACGTGGCAATTACTTGCATCTtcaggaagagaagcaaagaCTACAGCTCAAGAAATTCCTTCTTCATAGGATGTTTCTTGTGGCCAAGATAAcagcaaacacagaaaaaaaaattattgctgaCTACTATGAACAAGTGCTTCAGTCAACTTTAAAACTTCACAAAGGAGAAGCAGTGACGGGGTTTTTGCTCATCTATCCTACTTCTATTCTGCATATTCTTGAGTCCTCCAGTGATACGCTTTACCAAATTCTTTTAGATCATCTTGACCAGAAAAAGAATGACACGGAATTTTTTATCCATGGGATGAAAATTATAGTTGTGTCCCATAACATCCCGACAAGACTCTTCATGCAATGGCATGTATCAGAAATAAAAGCTCCAGTCATGTATCTCGATGATGTCACACAGACACAGTCCCTAGAAGAGGTCCTCACCGAGTTTCTCACCCAGACTCATAAACTGGCAATTCACCTTTTAAAGACTGTGAAAGTGAGTGCTAAAGGACCAGGGGATAACTTGCACCAACTAGCACCTGAATTGCTCATCCCAGAACAAATAATCAAGTACTTGTGCAAATCTGAAGAATTCATGGATCCAGAAGCTTTCCTAAACATGTATAATAAACCCATACATATCACTTTGGATTCTGAGGTGGTATGGCCTGCTCCTTCCCATTTCTAG
- the TEX47 gene encoding testis-expressed protein 47 isoform X2 gives MSFSGHAQKTSKRTFPMESVLMPQVPRGNYLHLQEEKQRLQLKKFLLHRMFLVAKITANTEKKIIADYYEQVLQSTLKLHKGEAVTGFLLIYPTSILHILESSSDTLYQILLDHLDQKKNDTEFFIHGMKIIVVSHNIPTRLFMQWHVSEIKAPVMYLDDVTQTQSLEEVLTEFLTQTHKLAIHLLKTVKVSAKGPGDNLHQLAPELLIPEQIIKYLCKSEEFMDPEAFLNMYNKPIHITLDSEVVWPAPSHF, from the coding sequence ATGTCCTTCTCAGGCCATGCCCAAAAGACCAGCAAAAGGACTTTTCCAATGGAATCTGTTCTAATGCCCCAAGTTCCACGTGGCAATTACTTGCATCTtcaggaagagaagcaaagaCTACAGCTCAAGAAATTCCTTCTTCATAGGATGTTTCTTGTGGCCAAGATAAcagcaaacacagaaaaaaaaattattgctgaCTACTATGAACAAGTGCTTCAGTCAACTTTAAAACTTCACAAAGGAGAAGCAGTGACGGGGTTTTTGCTCATCTATCCTACTTCTATTCTGCATATTCTTGAGTCCTCCAGTGATACGCTTTACCAAATTCTTTTAGATCATCTTGACCAGAAAAAGAATGACACGGAATTTTTTATCCATGGGATGAAAATTATAGTTGTGTCCCATAACATCCCGACAAGACTCTTCATGCAATGGCATGTATCAGAAATAAAAGCTCCAGTCATGTATCTCGATGATGTCACACAGACACAGTCCCTAGAAGAGGTCCTCACCGAGTTTCTCACCCAGACTCATAAACTGGCAATTCACCTTTTAAAGACTGTGAAAGTGAGTGCTAAAGGACCAGGGGATAACTTGCACCAACTAGCACCTGAATTGCTCATCCCAGAACAAATAATCAAGTACTTGTGCAAATCTGAAGAATTCATGGATCCAGAAGCTTTCCTAAACATGTATAATAAACCCATACATATCACTTTGGATTCTGAGGTGGTATGGCCTGCTCCTTCCCATTTCTAG